A region of Flavobacterium album DNA encodes the following proteins:
- a CDS encoding SRPBCC family protein: protein MKGNYTAETSVTIEAPAEKVWKAITTPELIAKYLYGTKVTSDWEEGSAIGYEGEYNGKGYEDKGTIKTLIPNEVFAATYWSSMGGKEDKPENYNLVTYTLTEGGDRTVVTLTQDNIATDDEKQHATANWNGVLAELKKVAEGL, encoded by the coding sequence ATGAAAGGCAATTACACTGCAGAAACTTCCGTAACCATAGAAGCCCCCGCTGAAAAGGTTTGGAAAGCGATCACGACACCCGAGCTAATCGCCAAATACTTGTACGGAACTAAAGTAACGTCCGACTGGGAAGAAGGCAGCGCAATAGGTTATGAGGGCGAATACAACGGTAAGGGATATGAGGATAAAGGCACCATCAAGACCCTGATACCTAATGAAGTATTCGCTGCGACTTACTGGAGCTCGATGGGCGGCAAAGAAGACAAACCCGAAAATTATAACCTCGTGACCTATACGCTTACCGAAGGCGGCGACAGGACCGTAGTGACCCTGACACAGGATAACATTGCTACCGACGACGAAAAACAGCATGCCACTGCCAATTGGAACGGTGTGTTGGCCGAACTTAAAAAAGTGGCCGAGGGCTTGTAA
- a CDS encoding cation diffusion facilitator family transporter, whose protein sequence is MTNTANVEKAVKATYFSLIGNALLALIKGTAGIFGNSYALIADAIESTTDIFSSFLVLIGIKYSNKPADYNHPYGHGRAEALITFIVVGFLITSATIIAYESIVNIQTPHSLPESWTLFILGGIIIWKEISFRLVMRKSRETNSSALKADAWHHRSDAITSVAAFTGISIALYFGKGYESADDWAALFASGFILYNSYLIFRPALGEIMDEHLYDDMVNDIRKIAVTVNGILDTEKCFIRKAGMRYHVELHAVVDANISVKAGHILAHELEDALRLRLPELGHVLVHIEPNDYS, encoded by the coding sequence ATGACAAATACAGCTAACGTAGAAAAAGCAGTAAAGGCAACGTATTTCAGCCTTATTGGCAACGCATTGCTGGCGCTGATAAAAGGCACTGCCGGAATTTTTGGCAACTCGTATGCCCTTATTGCCGATGCAATAGAATCGACAACCGACATTTTTTCATCGTTCCTGGTGCTTATAGGAATCAAATATTCCAATAAACCTGCCGATTACAACCATCCGTACGGCCATGGCCGTGCCGAAGCGCTTATTACCTTTATTGTAGTAGGCTTCCTCATCACATCGGCCACAATCATTGCTTACGAAAGCATCGTTAACATCCAAACCCCGCACAGCCTCCCTGAATCATGGACGCTTTTTATACTGGGCGGCATCATCATTTGGAAGGAAATATCATTCCGCCTTGTAATGCGGAAGAGCAGGGAAACCAACAGTTCCGCACTAAAAGCTGATGCCTGGCACCACCGCAGCGATGCCATAACATCGGTAGCGGCTTTTACAGGAATCTCGATAGCCCTGTATTTTGGTAAAGGCTATGAATCGGCAGACGACTGGGCAGCGCTTTTTGCGTCGGGATTCATACTCTACAACAGCTACCTCATCTTCAGGCCGGCATTAGGCGAGATCATGGACGAGCACTTGTATGACGACATGGTGAACGATATCCGAAAGATAGCCGTTACCGTGAATGGCATACTGGATACCGAAAAATGCTTTATCCGCAAAGCCGGGATGCGCTACCACGTAGAGCTACATGCGGTGGTAGACGCTAATATATCGGTAAAGGCTGGCCATATCCTGGCCCATGAGCTTGAAGATGCCCTCCGCCTCCGGCTGCCTGAGCTTGGCCATGTACTGGTACACATCGAGCCCAATGATTATTCTTAG
- a CDS encoding heavy-metal-associated domain-containing protein, producing MKYLKFILIAFTAMLFANTASAQQKTVQTAIIKTAIYCDHCKQCESCGDRLQTTLLKEKGVQMIVLDEKAMTIKVTYNSKKTDLDKIKAAISKLGYDADDVKADITAYEGLDGCCKKQG from the coding sequence ATGAAATATCTAAAATTCATCCTGATCGCTTTTACGGCGATGTTGTTCGCCAATACTGCGTCGGCGCAGCAAAAAACCGTACAGACTGCCATTATAAAAACTGCTATTTACTGCGACCACTGCAAGCAATGCGAAAGCTGCGGCGACCGCCTGCAAACCACACTGCTTAAAGAAAAAGGTGTCCAAATGATCGTGCTTGACGAAAAGGCCATGACTATTAAGGTGACTTACAATAGCAAAAAAACGGATCTTGATAAAATAAAGGCAGCCATCAGCAAATTAGGCTATGATGCCGACGATGTAAAAGCCGATATAACTGCCTACGAAGGCCTGGACGGCTGTTGTAAAAAACAGGGCTAG
- a CDS encoding TIGR02757 family protein encodes MDAGDLKAFLDEKVLLYNKPDFIDSDPIQIPHLFTQKEDIEIAGFLAATIAWGNRKMIINNAKKMVALMGDSPYDFVMGHEEHHLEPLESFVHRTFNGSDFTTFIKALRHIYRNYGSPEAVFATHQKDESLQPAIHEFKKVFFKIEHQNRTHKHVSDPLAGSAAKRINMYLRWMVRDDNTGVDLGIWKSISPSLLSCPLDVHSGNVARKLGILTRKQNDAKALLQLDTALREMDKADPVKYDFALFGLGVFEGF; translated from the coding sequence ATGGATGCCGGAGACCTCAAGGCTTTCCTCGATGAGAAAGTACTGCTTTACAACAAACCCGATTTTATAGACAGCGACCCGATACAGATACCGCACCTCTTTACCCAAAAGGAAGACATAGAGATTGCAGGGTTTCTTGCCGCGACCATTGCGTGGGGCAACCGGAAAATGATCATCAATAATGCAAAAAAGATGGTCGCATTAATGGGGGACAGCCCGTATGATTTTGTAATGGGCCATGAAGAACACCACCTGGAACCACTTGAAAGCTTTGTGCACCGAACCTTCAACGGCTCGGACTTTACGACTTTCATAAAAGCACTGCGGCATATTTACCGAAACTACGGCAGCCCTGAAGCGGTTTTCGCAACGCACCAGAAAGACGAAAGCCTGCAGCCTGCGATTCACGAATTTAAGAAAGTATTTTTTAAAATTGAACATCAAAACCGGACGCACAAGCACGTGAGCGACCCGTTGGCAGGTTCGGCAGCGAAGCGTATCAACATGTACCTCCGCTGGATGGTGCGCGATGACAACACGGGTGTTGACCTTGGCATCTGGAAAAGCATTTCGCCTTCGCTCCTCTCCTGCCCGCTCGATGTGCACAGCGGCAATGTAGCGCGGAAGCTTGGCATCCTTACCCGAAAACAGAACGATGCCAAAGCGCTGCTGCAACTGGATACCGCTTTACGCGAAATGGATAAAGCTGACCCCGTAAAATATGATTTTGCGCTGTTTGGGTTGGGGGTTTTTGAAGGGTTTTGA
- a CDS encoding ABC transporter ATP-binding protein, producing the protein MIQATNIHKYYDQLHVLKGVDLHIKKGEIVSIVGASGAGKTTLLQILGTLDRPKKETGASLVINNEDVLKLKDKALSKFRNLHLGFIFQFHQLLPEFTALENVCIPAFIAGKSKSATEAEAKKLLDYLGLSHRIDHRPGEMSGGEQQRVAVARALINKPAVIFADEPSGNLDTASADNLHKLFFKLRDEMGQTFVIVTHNEELANMADRKLVMSDGRMI; encoded by the coding sequence ATGATACAGGCCACGAACATCCATAAATATTATGACCAGCTGCACGTCCTTAAAGGCGTAGATCTCCACATCAAAAAAGGCGAGATCGTTTCTATCGTAGGGGCATCCGGCGCAGGCAAGACCACGCTGCTGCAAATACTCGGTACGCTCGACCGGCCCAAAAAGGAAACGGGCGCTTCCCTTGTCATCAATAATGAGGATGTACTGAAGCTCAAGGATAAGGCGTTATCAAAATTCCGAAACCTGCACCTGGGGTTCATTTTCCAGTTTCACCAGCTGTTGCCCGAATTTACCGCACTTGAAAATGTGTGCATACCGGCTTTCATTGCCGGAAAATCAAAAAGCGCTACCGAAGCCGAAGCTAAAAAACTATTGGACTACCTTGGGCTTTCGCACAGGATCGACCACAGGCCGGGCGAAATGTCGGGTGGCGAGCAGCAGCGCGTAGCTGTAGCAAGGGCACTGATAAACAAGCCCGCCGTTATCTTTGCCGATGAGCCTTCGGGTAACCTCGATACCGCTTCTGCCGACAACCTGCACAAGCTGTTCTTTAAGCTGCGTGACGAAATGGGCCAGACGTTCGTGATCGTTACCCACAACGAAGAGCTTGCCAACATGGCCGACAGGAAGCTTGTAATGAGCGATGGGAGGATGATTTGA
- the msrA gene encoding peptide-methionine (S)-S-oxide reductase MsrA, protein MDNNKTETAIFAGGCFWCTEAFFTELKGVEKVVSGYIGGTKANPTYKEVCTGTTGHAEAIKITYNPSEVAYEDLLEVFFATHDPTTLNRQGADVGTQYRSEIFYTTDTQKASAENFIKLLTDQHIYDKNIVTKITKAPTFYPAEDYHQDYYAQNSSQPYCQAVITPKLDKLKKNYKSKLKH, encoded by the coding sequence ATGGATAATAACAAGACGGAAACTGCCATATTTGCAGGAGGCTGCTTTTGGTGTACCGAAGCTTTCTTCACCGAGCTGAAAGGTGTGGAGAAAGTAGTGTCGGGCTATATAGGCGGGACAAAAGCAAACCCCACGTATAAAGAAGTGTGTACAGGGACAACCGGCCATGCGGAGGCAATAAAGATTACGTATAATCCAAGCGAGGTTGCCTATGAAGACCTTTTGGAGGTCTTTTTCGCGACTCACGACCCAACAACGCTCAACAGGCAGGGTGCTGATGTAGGTACACAATACCGCAGCGAGATATTTTATACTACTGATACACAGAAAGCATCAGCGGAGAATTTTATAAAGCTGCTTACCGACCAACATATCTATGACAAAAATATCGTAACCAAAATTACGAAGGCGCCCACGTTTTATCCTGCGGAAGATTACCACCAGGATTATTATGCGCAAAACAGCAGCCAGCCGTATTGCCAGGCCGTCATTACGCCAAAATTGGACAAGCTGAAAAAGAACTATAAGTCGAAGCTAAAACACTAA
- a CDS encoding bifunctional metallophosphatase/5'-nucleotidase, translated as MKRRDFIQKTAAGSALVLGGLSLSSFDDPEVKKLTILHTNDVHSHIDPFAIDDPKYPNMGGAARRATLIEQIRRENSNVLLLDAGDIFQGTPYFNYYGGELEFKLMSMMKYDLSTMGNHDFDNGIDGFHAMLPHANFDFVSANYDFKNTVLNGIVKPYKIIVKDGIKVGIFGLGVELQGLVDKKLYKETVYLNPIEIAQDMTRILKHKEKCDLVICLSHLGFAYPDEKEKVSDLVLAWRTKDIDLIIGGHTHTFLTKPQIEKNVEGKEVMVNQVGCYGINLGRIDFTFEKGKKSGSGRTIVV; from the coding sequence ATGAAAAGAAGAGATTTTATACAAAAAACAGCTGCCGGTAGCGCGCTTGTACTGGGAGGGTTATCGCTTAGCAGCTTTGACGACCCTGAAGTAAAAAAACTTACCATACTGCACACCAACGATGTGCATAGCCATATCGACCCATTTGCCATTGACGACCCGAAATACCCGAATATGGGCGGGGCGGCGCGGAGGGCAACGCTGATAGAGCAAATACGCCGCGAGAATTCCAATGTACTGCTGCTTGACGCGGGTGATATTTTCCAGGGTACACCTTATTTTAATTATTATGGCGGCGAACTCGAATTTAAGCTGATGAGCATGATGAAATACGACCTTTCCACCATGGGTAACCACGATTTCGATAATGGGATTGACGGCTTCCATGCGATGCTGCCCCATGCTAATTTCGACTTTGTTTCAGCTAATTATGATTTTAAGAACACGGTACTTAATGGTATTGTGAAGCCTTATAAGATCATTGTTAAAGACGGCATTAAGGTGGGTATCTTCGGGCTTGGCGTTGAGCTTCAGGGGCTGGTAGACAAGAAACTATATAAAGAAACAGTGTACCTCAACCCTATCGAAATAGCGCAGGACATGACACGTATCCTTAAACATAAAGAGAAATGCGACCTTGTGATCTGCCTTTCGCACCTTGGGTTTGCTTATCCTGACGAAAAAGAGAAAGTGAGCGACCTCGTGCTGGCATGGAGGACAAAGGACATCGACCTGATCATCGGCGGGCATACGCACACCTTCCTTACCAAGCCGCAAATTGAGAAGAACGTCGAGGGTAAAGAGGTTATGGTGAACCAGGTAGGCTGCTACGGCATCAATCTTGGGCGCATTGATTTTACTTTCGAAAAGGGGAAAAAATCGGGTTCGGGAAGGACGATAGTGGTTTAA
- a CDS encoding 5'-nucleotidase C-terminal domain-containing protein, with translation MIIFKKYSTPVRRFILLAAMAGLFACGSTGLHNTKIEGKKIPVTKEYADTQEIEAFIKPYRDHINKDLDSVLAYAPETLDKSKSIEGWQTAIGNLMADVTLQAADKVLYAREKRHVDICLLNHGGIRSIIPKGNVTTRTAFDIMPFENSMVVIALKGEQVREIADYIVREKKPHPLAGMEIHLDKTATMVKDITVQGKTLDISKVYNVATSDYLSNGGDNMAFFKRGVATYDLDYKLRNVFIDYFKATDTIYASKSLRVITEKQ, from the coding sequence ATGATAATCTTTAAAAAGTATAGCACACCTGTAAGGCGGTTTATCCTGCTCGCGGCAATGGCAGGGCTCTTTGCCTGCGGTTCAACAGGGCTGCACAACACTAAAATAGAAGGCAAAAAAATCCCTGTCACCAAAGAGTATGCTGATACACAAGAGATTGAAGCTTTTATAAAGCCCTATCGCGACCACATCAACAAAGACCTTGACAGCGTGCTTGCCTATGCGCCGGAAACCCTTGATAAATCAAAATCAATTGAAGGCTGGCAAACGGCAATAGGCAACCTCATGGCTGATGTAACGCTGCAAGCTGCCGATAAAGTATTGTATGCACGCGAAAAAAGGCACGTCGACATCTGCCTTCTCAATCACGGGGGCATACGCTCGATCATCCCGAAAGGCAATGTGACGACGCGTACTGCCTTTGATATCATGCCTTTTGAAAACAGCATGGTGGTCATTGCACTTAAAGGCGAACAAGTTCGCGAAATAGCCGATTATATTGTCCGTGAAAAAAAACCGCACCCGCTTGCCGGAATGGAAATACACCTTGACAAAACTGCTACAATGGTAAAAGACATTACTGTACAGGGCAAGACGCTTGACATCAGCAAAGTATATAACGTTGCTACATCCGATTACCTGTCGAACGGCGGCGATAACATGGCGTTCTTCAAAAGGGGCGTCGCCACCTATGACCTTGATTACAAGCTGCGAAATGTCTTCATTGATTATTTTAAGGCAACCGACACTATTTATGCATCTAAATCGCTGCGCGTTATAACCGAAAAGCAATGA
- a CDS encoding DUF6913 domain-containing protein → MSSPDVVKTVGIVVDESYFLDKELLISELVNFGIDRNAIKTLSFKERVKPKEIVECCHFTRKDISVTGNFEKADVAEFIDTPFDMLISYYDVEKPPLVLATLKSKAKFKVGFSSVDNRLNHFMISSQAEKYTEFISELFKYLKILNKI, encoded by the coding sequence GTGTCATCACCAGACGTTGTAAAGACGGTAGGTATAGTGGTAGATGAAAGTTACTTTCTTGATAAAGAATTGCTTATAAGCGAGCTGGTCAACTTTGGTATTGACCGCAACGCTATCAAAACATTAAGTTTTAAGGAACGTGTAAAGCCCAAGGAAATTGTAGAGTGCTGCCATTTTACCCGTAAAGACATATCGGTTACAGGAAATTTCGAGAAAGCCGATGTGGCCGAATTTATAGATACACCTTTTGATATGCTTATCAGCTACTATGATGTGGAAAAACCGCCGCTGGTACTGGCCACACTGAAATCGAAGGCGAAGTTTAAAGTAGGCTTTTCCAGTGTTGATAACCGCTTGAACCACTTTATGATAAGCAGCCAGGCCGAAAAATACACCGAATTTATATCCGAACTATTCAAATATTTAAAGATACTAAACAAAATATAA
- the dapA gene encoding 4-hydroxy-tetrahydrodipicolinate synthase: MQQLTGTGVALITPFKKDFSVDVDGLKSVVNFQIDGGIDYLVVLGTTAEAATLTKDEKELVIKTVIEANAGRLPLVLGVGGNNTAEVAEELKTRDLSAFVAILSVSPYYNKPTQEGIYQHFKAVAQASPIPVILYNVPGRTASNMLPATVIRLANDFKNVVAIKEAAGDIVQAMKLIQGAPQGFLVISGDDMITLPMILAGGAGVISVIGEGFPKEFSQMVRLGLERKVDEAYKLHYLLADSIDMIFEQGNPAGIKHVFKELGVCGDTVRLPLVNVNEDLAGRLSAFVKKIG; the protein is encoded by the coding sequence ATGCAGCAATTGACAGGCACGGGCGTTGCCCTTATAACACCCTTTAAGAAAGACTTTTCGGTAGATGTGGACGGGCTGAAAAGCGTTGTGAATTTCCAGATCGACGGTGGTATCGACTACCTTGTGGTATTAGGCACTACAGCCGAAGCCGCTACATTGACAAAAGACGAAAAAGAACTCGTTATAAAGACGGTTATCGAGGCCAATGCAGGCAGGCTGCCGCTTGTGCTTGGTGTTGGCGGCAACAATACCGCAGAAGTGGCGGAAGAGCTCAAAACGCGTGACCTTTCTGCTTTCGTGGCAATATTGTCTGTTTCGCCATATTATAACAAACCAACGCAGGAAGGCATTTACCAGCATTTTAAGGCTGTTGCCCAAGCATCGCCAATTCCTGTAATTTTATATAATGTACCGGGGCGTACGGCAAGTAATATGCTTCCTGCGACCGTGATACGCCTGGCAAATGATTTTAAAAATGTTGTGGCGATAAAAGAAGCCGCAGGGGATATCGTACAGGCTATGAAGCTGATACAAGGCGCTCCCCAAGGTTTCCTTGTTATTTCAGGGGACGATATGATCACGCTTCCTATGATTCTTGCAGGCGGTGCGGGCGTAATTTCTGTAATAGGGGAGGGCTTCCCGAAAGAGTTCTCGCAAATGGTGCGCCTCGGACTGGAGCGTAAGGTTGATGAGGCTTATAAACTGCATTACCTGCTTGCCGATTCTATTGATATGATATTTGAGCAGGGCAATCCTGCAGGCATCAAGCACGTCTTTAAAGAACTGGGCGTTTGCGGGGATACCGTAAGGCTTCCGTTGGTTAATGTCAACGAGGATTTAGCAGGCAGGTTGAGTGCTTTTGTAAAAAAGATCGGTTAA
- a CDS encoding outer membrane protein assembly factor BamD has product MARFFYILLFALVLTSCSQFQKALKSDDIKLKYEVAEKLYEKGKYSKAIRLFEQIAPSYRGKPQAEKMFYMYSQSLYKTRQYYSAGYQFESFTAGYPRSEKLEEASFLGAKSYYQLSPRYSLDQTDTYKALDKLQAFINNFPNSQLMPEANLLVKELREKLEKKAYEIAKQYHQTGEYFGDYNAAIKAFDNFIIDFPGTPLKEDALYYKFDASYLLAINSVPSKMLQRLNDAKDNYNALVKFKPDTKYKAEADASLARINTELQKFSK; this is encoded by the coding sequence ATGGCAAGATTTTTTTACATACTCCTTTTTGCATTAGTGCTTACATCGTGCAGCCAGTTCCAGAAAGCGCTGAAATCAGACGATATCAAGTTGAAATATGAAGTGGCTGAGAAGCTTTATGAGAAGGGGAAATATTCTAAGGCCATACGCCTTTTCGAACAGATAGCGCCGTCCTACAGGGGCAAGCCACAGGCCGAAAAGATGTTTTACATGTATTCGCAATCGCTGTATAAAACAAGGCAGTATTACTCCGCGGGCTACCAGTTCGAGAGCTTTACGGCGGGTTACCCAAGGAGCGAAAAGCTGGAAGAGGCTTCATTCCTGGGTGCAAAAAGCTATTACCAGCTGTCGCCACGCTATTCGCTGGACCAGACAGATACCTATAAAGCGCTTGATAAATTACAGGCGTTCATCAATAATTTCCCGAACTCGCAGCTTATGCCAGAGGCCAACCTCCTGGTAAAAGAACTGAGGGAAAAGCTTGAGAAAAAGGCTTACGAGATCGCCAAGCAATACCACCAGACCGGTGAGTACTTTGGAGATTACAATGCAGCGATCAAGGCATTTGATAATTTTATCATCGATTTTCCGGGTACGCCTTTAAAGGAAGATGCCCTTTATTATAAGTTTGATGCGTCCTACCTTTTGGCGATAAACAGTGTGCCTTCCAAGATGCTGCAGCGCCTTAATGATGCTAAAGACAATTACAATGCGCTTGTAAAATTCAAGCCGGATACCAAATATAAAGCTGAGGCTGATGCAAGCCTTGCAAGGATAAACACTGAATTACAAAAATTTTCTAAATAA
- a CDS encoding DNA-directed RNA polymerase subunit omega: MDLKKTTAPVNTITYNKSKIEEPTGNIYEAITIMAKRANQINTEIKKELIEKLEEFATYNDSLEEIFENKEQIEVSKFYEKLPKPHALAVQEWLDEKISYREPK, encoded by the coding sequence ATGGATCTAAAGAAAACAACTGCTCCCGTAAACACCATTACCTACAATAAGAGTAAGATAGAGGAACCGACAGGTAACATTTACGAGGCAATTACAATTATGGCAAAAAGGGCTAACCAGATCAATACCGAGATAAAAAAGGAACTGATCGAGAAGCTTGAAGAATTTGCTACCTACAACGACAGCCTTGAGGAGATTTTTGAAAACAAGGAACAAATAGAGGTTTCTAAATTTTACGAAAAACTTCCTAAGCCTCACGCATTGGCAGTACAGGAATGGCTTGATGAAAAAATTTCCTACAGGGAACCTAAATAA
- the coaBC gene encoding bifunctional phosphopantothenoylcysteine decarboxylase/phosphopantothenate--cysteine ligase CoaBC — MSVLSGKKVLLGISGGIAAYKTASLVRLFIKAGAHVQVVMTPASKDFITPLTLSTLSKNPVYSSFYNEEDENAVWNNHVDLGLWADLFIIAPATANTMSKMVSGNADNLLLATYLSAKCPVYFAPAMDLDMYKHPSTLASFEALKSFGNTMIPAESGELASGLSGEGRMAEPENIIAFIEKDLEGKLPLRGKKILVTAGPTYEPIDPVRFIGNHSTGKMGFDIAKTAAEEGAEVFLVTGPTHLKPDNSITKVVHVTSSEEMYNACHEYFDTVDAAVAAAAVADYRPKTVARQKIKKNEGTLVLELEKTKDILSSLGAKKTTQFLIGFALETENEIENAKAKIAKKNLDLIVLNSLNDEGAGFGKPTNKVTFIDRDFNEEPMELKTKEDVAKDIINKIKKHYNV, encoded by the coding sequence ATGTCTGTTTTAAGCGGTAAAAAAGTGCTACTTGGTATATCCGGTGGGATTGCCGCATACAAAACAGCGTCGCTTGTAAGGCTATTTATAAAGGCAGGTGCTCATGTACAGGTAGTCATGACACCTGCCTCTAAAGATTTTATTACCCCCCTCACTTTATCCACACTTTCCAAAAACCCGGTCTATTCCTCATTTTACAATGAAGAGGACGAGAACGCGGTATGGAACAACCATGTGGACCTTGGCCTTTGGGCCGACCTCTTTATTATTGCCCCGGCTACGGCCAATACCATGTCTAAAATGGTTTCGGGCAATGCTGATAACCTCCTCCTTGCGACTTATCTTTCGGCCAAATGCCCGGTCTATTTTGCCCCGGCCATGGATTTGGATATGTATAAGCATCCTTCTACCTTAGCAAGCTTTGAAGCCCTGAAAAGCTTTGGGAATACCATGATCCCGGCCGAATCAGGAGAACTGGCCAGCGGCCTTTCGGGTGAAGGAAGGATGGCCGAACCGGAAAATATAATTGCCTTTATCGAAAAAGATTTGGAAGGCAAGTTGCCCCTCCGCGGAAAAAAAATACTCGTAACTGCCGGCCCGACATACGAACCGATAGACCCTGTGCGTTTTATAGGAAACCATTCTACCGGCAAAATGGGGTTTGACATTGCGAAAACCGCTGCAGAGGAAGGTGCGGAAGTGTTTCTGGTTACCGGGCCAACGCATTTGAAACCCGATAATTCGATTACGAAAGTGGTGCACGTTACATCATCGGAAGAGATGTACAATGCCTGCCATGAGTATTTTGATACGGTGGATGCCGCTGTTGCCGCTGCCGCAGTAGCTGATTACAGGCCAAAAACAGTAGCCCGGCAGAAGATAAAAAAGAATGAAGGGACGCTGGTGCTGGAATTGGAAAAGACGAAAGACATACTCTCATCACTCGGGGCAAAGAAAACGACGCAGTTCCTTATAGGCTTTGCGCTGGAGACTGAAAATGAAATTGAGAATGCCAAAGCGAAGATTGCGAAAAAAAACTTAGATTTGATTGTTTTAAACTCGCTGAATGATGAAGGGGCGGGATTTGGCAAACCGACTAATAAAGTGACGTTTATTGACAGGGATTTTAATGAGGA